The Nycticebus coucang isolate mNycCou1 chromosome 2, mNycCou1.pri, whole genome shotgun sequence genome includes a window with the following:
- the RRAD gene encoding GTP-binding protein RAD: MTLNGGCSGAGGSGGGGRERERRRGSTPWGPALPLHRRSMPVDERDLQAALAPAALAAAAAGTRTEGPRPDWPEGSSDSLSSGGSDSDESVYKVLLLGAPGVGKSALARIFAGVEDGPEAEAAGHTYDRSIVVDGEEVSLMVYDIWEQDGGCWLPGHCMAMGDAYVIVYSVTDKGSFEKASELRVQLRRARQTDDVPIILVGNKSDLVRSREVSVDEGRACAVVFDCKFIETSAALHHNVQALFEGVVRQIRLRRDSKEANARRQAGTRRRESLGKKAKRFLGRIVARNSRKMAFRAKSKSCHDLSVL; this comes from the exons ATGACTCTGAACGGTGGCTGCAGTGGAGCGGGCGGGAGCGGCGGCGGGGGCCGGGAGCGCGAGCGCCGTCGGGGCAGCACACCCTGGGGCCCGGCGCTCCCGCTGCACCGCCGGAGCATGCCGGTGGACGAGCGCGACCTGCAGGCAGCACTGGCTCCGGCAGCCCTGGCAGCAGCCGCGGCCGGGACCCGGACAGAGGGTCCAAGGCCGGACTGGCCCGAGGGCTCCTCGGATTCGCTCAGCTCAGGGGGTAGCGACTCAGACGAGAGCGTTTACAAGGTGCTGCTGCTGGGGGCACCTGGCGTGGGCAAGAGCGCTCTGGCACGCATCTTCGCTGGTGTAGAGGACGGGCCTGAAGCAGAGGCTGCAG GGCACACATATGATCGCTCCATCGTAGTGGACGGAGAAGAGGTATCTCTCATGGTCTATGACATTTGGGAGCAG GATGGGGGCTGCTGGCTGCCTGGTCACTGCATGGCCATGGGGGATGCATATGTCATCGTGTACTCAGTGACGGACAAGGGCAGCTTCGAGAAGGCCTCAGAGCTGCGGGTCCAGCTGCGGCGTGCACGGCAGACAGACGACGTGCCCATCATTCTTGTGGGCAACAAGAGCGATCTGGTGCGTTCACGTGAGGTCTCCGTGGATG AGGGCCGGGCCTGCGCCGTGGTCTTTGACTGCAAGTTCATTGAGACATCAGCAGCGCTGCACCACAACGTCCAGGCTCTGTTTGAGGGTGTCGTGCGCCAGATACGCCTGAGAAGGGACAGCAAAGAGGCCAATGCGAGAAGGCAAGCGGGTACCCGGCGACGAGAGAGCCTTGGCAAAAAAGCGAAGCGCTTCCTGGGCCGCATTGTAGCACGCAACAGCCGCAAGATGGCCTTTCGCGCCAAATCCAAGTCCTGCCATGACCTTTCAGTTCTCTAG
- the CIAO2B gene encoding cytosolic iron-sulfur assembly component 2B — MVGGGGAGGGLLENANPLIYERSGERPVTAGEEDEQVPDSIDAREIFDLIRSINDPEHPLTLEELNVVEQVRVQVSDPESTVAVAFTPTIPHCSMATLIGLSIKVKLLRSLPQRFKMDVHITPGTHASEHAVNKQLADKERVAAALENTHLLEVVNQCLSARS; from the exons ATGGTGGGCGGCGGTGGGGCTGGGGGCGGCCTCCTAGAGAACGCCAACCCGCTCATCTATGAGCGTTCTGGGGAGCGGCCCGTGACGGCAGGCGAGGAGGACGAGCAGGTTCCCGACAGCATCGACGCACGTGAGATCTTCGAT CTTATTCGCTCCATCAATGACCCGGAGCATCCACTGACACTAGAGGAATTGAACGTAGTAGAGCAAGTCCGGGTTCAG GTTAGCGACCCCGAGAGCACAGTGGCTGTGGCCTTCACGCCCACCATTCCACATTGCAGCATGGCCACTCTTATTGGTCTGTCCATCAAAGTCAAACTTCTTCGCTCCCTTCCCCAGCGTTTCAAG ATGGATGTGCACATTACACCAGGTACCCATGCCTCGGAACATGCAG TGAACAAGCAGCTTGCAGATAAGGAGCGGGTGGCAGCTGCTCTGGAGAATACCCACCTTCTGGAGGTTGTGAATCAGTGCCTGTCAGCCCGCTCCTGA